The Streptomyces luteogriseus genome includes a window with the following:
- a CDS encoding HAD-IC family P-type ATPase, protein MTHLDAGARPDSALPATVTSRETGLTGAQVAERVERGQVNDVPVRSSRSTVDIVHANVFTRFNAIIGVLWLIMLVVAPIQDSLFGFVILANTGIGIVQEWRAKKTLDSLALIGEVRPTVRRDGTAAPVSTSEIVLDDLIEIGPGDKVVVDGVCVEADGLEIDESLLTGEADPVVKHPGDHVMSGSFVVAGGGAFQATKVGREAYAAQLAEEASRFTLVQSELRSGISTILKYVTWMMVPTAIGLIISQLVVKENAFDDSVARTVGGIVPMVPEGLVLLTSVAFAIGVIRLGRKQCLVQELPAIEGLARVDTVCLDKTGTLTEGGMDVTELRPLQGADETYVRRVLGALGESDPRPNASLKAIIDAYPAVEGWRCTEALPFSSARKYSGAVFSEGDGQTGRWLLGAPDVLLADDDPALAETGRLNEQGLRVLLLVRVARDLDDPDVTRGAKPTALLVLEQRLRPDAADTLRYFADQNVRAKVISGDNAVSVGAVAAKLGLSGTTVDARRLPAEPDGMADALDDGTVFGRVTPQQKRTMVGALQSRGHTVAMTGDGVNDVLALKDADIGVAMGSGSEATRAVAQIVLLNNSFATLPSVVAEGRRVIGNITRVATLFLVKTVYSVLLAVLVVCSQVEYPFLPRHLTLLSTLTIGIPAFFLALAPNKERAKPHFVRRVMRYAIPGGVVAAVATFATYLLAREHYTGPGALDAETSAATLTLFLISMWVLAIIARPYTWWRVALVAAMAGAFLLVLVVPWLQHFFALKLVGVTMPWTAVGIAAVAAAALELLWRWVDRRFAA, encoded by the coding sequence CGGCGACGGTCACCTCCCGCGAGACCGGCCTGACCGGTGCTCAGGTCGCCGAACGGGTGGAGCGCGGCCAGGTCAACGACGTGCCGGTGCGCAGCAGCCGGTCCACCGTCGACATCGTCCACGCGAACGTCTTCACCCGCTTCAACGCGATCATCGGCGTGCTGTGGCTGATCATGCTGGTGGTCGCGCCGATCCAGGACAGCCTGTTCGGGTTCGTGATCCTCGCCAACACCGGCATCGGGATCGTCCAGGAGTGGCGGGCGAAGAAGACCCTGGACTCGCTCGCGCTGATCGGCGAGGTGCGGCCCACCGTACGGCGCGACGGGACCGCCGCACCGGTCAGCACCTCCGAGATCGTGCTGGACGACCTGATCGAGATCGGGCCCGGGGACAAGGTCGTCGTCGACGGTGTCTGCGTCGAGGCCGACGGTCTGGAGATCGACGAGTCGCTGCTCACCGGCGAGGCCGACCCGGTCGTCAAACACCCCGGCGACCACGTCATGTCGGGCAGCTTCGTGGTGGCGGGCGGCGGGGCCTTCCAGGCGACGAAGGTCGGCCGCGAGGCCTACGCCGCCCAGCTCGCCGAGGAGGCCTCGCGCTTCACCCTCGTCCAGTCCGAGCTGCGGTCGGGCATCTCCACCATCCTCAAGTACGTCACCTGGATGATGGTCCCGACCGCGATCGGCCTGATCATCAGCCAGCTGGTCGTGAAGGAGAACGCCTTCGACGACTCCGTCGCCCGCACCGTCGGCGGCATCGTCCCGATGGTCCCCGAGGGGCTGGTCCTGCTCACCTCGGTCGCCTTCGCCATCGGCGTGATCCGCCTGGGCCGCAAGCAGTGCCTGGTGCAGGAGCTGCCCGCGATCGAGGGACTCGCCCGGGTCGACACCGTCTGCCTCGACAAGACCGGCACCCTCACCGAGGGTGGCATGGACGTCACGGAGCTGCGCCCGCTCCAGGGCGCCGACGAGACCTACGTACGGAGGGTGCTCGGCGCGCTCGGCGAGTCCGACCCGCGGCCGAACGCTTCCCTGAAGGCGATCATCGACGCCTACCCGGCCGTCGAGGGCTGGCGCTGCACCGAGGCCCTGCCGTTCTCCTCCGCCCGCAAGTACAGCGGCGCCGTGTTCAGCGAGGGCGACGGGCAGACCGGCCGGTGGCTGCTGGGTGCACCCGACGTGCTCCTCGCGGACGACGATCCGGCCCTGGCCGAGACCGGGCGGCTCAACGAGCAGGGCCTCCGCGTGCTGCTGCTCGTCCGGGTCGCGCGGGACCTGGACGATCCCGACGTGACGCGCGGGGCGAAGCCCACCGCCCTGCTCGTGCTGGAGCAGCGGCTGCGGCCGGACGCCGCCGACACGCTGCGCTACTTCGCCGACCAGAACGTCCGGGCCAAGGTCATCTCCGGCGACAACGCGGTGTCGGTCGGGGCGGTCGCCGCCAAGCTCGGGCTGTCCGGCACGACCGTGGACGCACGGCGGCTGCCCGCCGAGCCGGACGGAATGGCCGACGCGCTCGACGACGGCACGGTGTTCGGGCGGGTCACCCCGCAGCAGAAGCGGACCATGGTGGGCGCGCTGCAATCCCGCGGCCACACCGTCGCGATGACGGGCGACGGGGTGAACGACGTCCTCGCCCTGAAGGACGCCGACATCGGCGTTGCGATGGGCTCCGGCTCGGAGGCGACCCGGGCGGTCGCGCAGATCGTGCTGCTGAACAACAGTTTCGCGACGCTGCCGTCGGTGGTCGCCGAGGGGCGCCGGGTCATCGGCAACATCACGCGGGTGGCGACGCTGTTCCTCGTCAAGACGGTCTACTCGGTGCTGCTGGCCGTCCTGGTGGTCTGCTCGCAGGTGGAGTACCCGTTCCTGCCGCGCCATCTGACCCTGCTGTCGACGCTGACCATCGGCATCCCGGCGTTCTTCCTCGCGCTCGCGCCCAACAAGGAGCGCGCGAAGCCGCATTTCGTACGGCGGGTCATGCGGTACGCGATCCCGGGCGGGGTCGTGGCGGCGGTGGCGACCTTCGCGACGTACCTCCTCGCCCGGGAGCACTACACGGGGCCGGGGGCGCTGGACGCGGAGACCAGCGCGGCGACGCTCACGTTGTTCCTGATCTCGATGTGGGTGCTGGCGATCATCGCCCGGCCCTACACCTGGTGGCGGGTCGCCCTCGTCGCGGCCATGGCCGGGGCGTTCCTGCTGGTGCTGGTCGTGCCGTGGTTGCAGCACTTCTTCGCGCTGAAGCTGGTGGGGGTGACGATGCCGTGGACCGCCGTCGGCATCGCGGCGGTGGCGGCGGCCGCCCTGGAACTCCTGTGGAGGTGGGTGGACCGCCGCTTCGCCGCGTAG
- a CDS encoding sacsin N-terminal ATP-binding-like domain-containing protein — MSSKFVRPAAEGADPFGTARLRRGVLDAWATSPARFREDANAEEDLVLGGYRDRLVVELAQNAADAAARAGKPGRLRLTLRDGVLVAANTGAPLDAAGVESLSTLRASAKRDPRDTSSVGRFGVGFAAVLSVTDEPAVVGRHGGVRWSLAEARALAAETARHSPGLGDEVRRRDGHVPLLRLPYAAEGTAPDPYDTAVILPLRDAAAADLAERLLRAVDDALLLTLPGLEELVVEINGESPRTLTRRTDGAFTVVDDSVHGVTHWRTTAAHGPLTPDLLTDRPVEERLRPHWSVTWAVPVDSDGSPARPRTSAVVHAPTPSDEPLGVPALLIASFPLDSTRRHAAPGPLTDFLVQRAADAYAELLGDWRPVTSGIIGLVPGPLGKGELDGALRQAILDRLPRTSFLPPALPPREGDDLPDALRPRDAEIVEGAGADTVRVLAEVLPTLLPAGLERRAELRTLGVARVPLTDAIDRLAGLEKEPGWWRRLYDSLAGTDPDRLSGLPVPLADGRTTIGPRQILLPGAETARIDPEVLARLGLKVAHPDAAHPILEKLGALPATPRAVLTTPQVRAAVAASLDDEGGVNWEEDVLDADELADTVLALVRDAGLEPGDEPWLGALALPDEDGEPAPACELVYPGSPFAQVMREGELAAVDAEVADKWGEQPLAACGVLVDFVIVRATDVVLDPDELEPREGDFAEPDDAGLLDAVDVWCEDVLDRFPDSPVPPVATEIVAVRDLDLVDEDKWAQALTLLSRPPLRDAIVQPVRILLPDGTHEVVRPYTAWWLRGNPVLDGRRPAGLRAAGGDPLLRGLYDEADATGFEDEQVLRALGVRTSVAALLDEPGGAAELLERLADPEREVTSSQLHALYGSLAELDPEQVTLPDDLRAVTDGRVEVVDAADAVVCDSPDLLPFTEGVPLLPVRPSRAADLAELFQVRRLSESVTGEVTSEGTEHDVPEPVRVLLGRNTPSFYVEHEELVVDGVEIDWRLTVDGVLHAATLEGVAAGLAWAAGQWPRRFEVAALLEDPSRTEELARDRWFD, encoded by the coding sequence GTGAGCAGCAAGTTCGTGCGGCCCGCCGCCGAGGGGGCCGATCCGTTCGGTACCGCCCGCCTGCGGCGCGGTGTCCTCGACGCCTGGGCCACCAGCCCCGCCCGGTTCCGCGAGGACGCCAACGCCGAGGAGGACCTGGTCCTCGGCGGCTACCGGGACCGGCTCGTCGTGGAGCTCGCCCAGAACGCCGCCGACGCCGCGGCCCGGGCCGGAAAGCCGGGCCGGCTGCGGCTCACCCTGCGCGACGGGGTGCTCGTCGCCGCCAACACCGGCGCCCCGCTGGACGCCGCCGGCGTGGAGTCCCTGTCCACGCTGCGCGCCTCGGCCAAGAGGGACCCGCGCGACACGTCCTCCGTGGGACGGTTCGGTGTCGGGTTCGCCGCCGTCCTCTCCGTCACCGACGAGCCCGCCGTCGTCGGCCGTCACGGCGGTGTGCGCTGGTCCCTCGCCGAGGCCAGGGCACTGGCCGCCGAGACCGCCCGGCACAGCCCCGGCCTCGGCGACGAGGTCCGGCGCCGGGACGGACACGTACCGCTGCTGCGGCTGCCGTACGCCGCCGAGGGCACCGCACCCGACCCCTACGACACCGCCGTCATCCTGCCGCTGCGCGACGCGGCCGCCGCCGATCTCGCCGAGCGGCTGCTGCGGGCCGTCGACGACGCCCTGCTGCTCACCCTCCCCGGCCTCGAAGAGCTGGTCGTCGAGATCAACGGGGAGAGCCCGCGGACCCTCACCCGCCGTACCGACGGTGCCTTCACCGTCGTCGACGACTCCGTCCACGGTGTCACCCACTGGCGCACCACGGCTGCTCACGGCCCCCTCACCCCCGACCTCCTCACCGACCGGCCCGTCGAGGAGCGGCTGCGGCCCCACTGGTCCGTCACCTGGGCCGTCCCCGTGGACAGCGACGGCAGCCCGGCCCGGCCCCGCACCAGCGCGGTCGTGCACGCCCCCACCCCGAGCGACGAACCGCTCGGCGTCCCCGCGCTGCTCATCGCCTCGTTCCCGCTGGACTCCACCCGCCGGCACGCCGCCCCCGGCCCGCTGACCGACTTCCTCGTCCAGCGCGCGGCCGACGCCTACGCCGAACTCCTCGGCGACTGGCGGCCGGTGACCTCCGGGATCATCGGCCTGGTACCCGGCCCGCTCGGCAAGGGCGAGCTGGACGGCGCCCTGCGCCAGGCGATCCTGGACCGGCTGCCTCGTACTTCGTTCCTGCCGCCCGCCCTCCCTCCCCGTGAGGGCGACGACCTGCCCGATGCCCTGCGGCCCCGGGACGCCGAGATCGTCGAGGGCGCGGGCGCGGACACCGTGCGGGTGCTCGCCGAGGTGCTGCCCACCCTGCTGCCCGCCGGGCTGGAGCGCCGCGCGGAGCTGCGGACCCTGGGCGTCGCCCGCGTCCCGCTGACCGACGCGATCGACCGCCTCGCCGGGCTGGAGAAGGAGCCCGGCTGGTGGCGGCGGCTCTACGACAGCCTGGCCGGGACCGACCCCGACCGCTTGTCGGGGCTCCCGGTCCCGCTGGCCGACGGCCGGACGACCATCGGGCCCCGGCAGATCCTGCTGCCCGGCGCGGAGACCGCCCGGATCGACCCCGAGGTGCTGGCCCGGCTCGGCCTGAAGGTCGCCCATCCGGACGCCGCCCACCCGATCCTGGAGAAGCTGGGCGCCCTGCCCGCGACGCCCCGGGCCGTCCTCACCACCCCGCAGGTCCGGGCCGCCGTCGCCGCGTCCCTGGACGACGAGGGCGGCGTGAACTGGGAGGAGGACGTCCTCGACGCCGACGAACTGGCCGACACCGTGCTCGCGCTGGTGCGGGACGCCGGCCTGGAGCCCGGTGACGAGCCCTGGCTCGGCGCGCTCGCCCTGCCCGACGAGGACGGCGAACCGGCCCCGGCCTGCGAACTCGTCTACCCCGGCAGCCCCTTCGCCCAGGTCATGCGCGAGGGCGAACTCGCCGCCGTGGACGCCGAGGTAGCCGACAAGTGGGGCGAGCAGCCGCTGGCCGCCTGCGGTGTCCTGGTGGACTTCGTGATCGTCCGCGCCACCGACGTCGTCCTCGACCCGGACGAACTGGAGCCCCGCGAGGGCGACTTCGCCGAGCCCGACGACGCGGGCCTGCTGGACGCCGTCGATGTGTGGTGCGAGGACGTCCTCGACCGCTTCCCGGACAGCCCGGTGCCGCCGGTCGCCACCGAGATCGTCGCCGTACGGGATCTGGACCTCGTCGACGAGGACAAGTGGGCGCAGGCGCTGACGCTGCTGTCCCGGCCGCCGCTCCGGGACGCCATCGTCCAACCGGTGCGGATCCTGCTGCCGGACGGGACGCACGAGGTCGTCCGCCCTTACACCGCCTGGTGGCTGCGCGGGAACCCGGTGCTCGACGGCCGCCGCCCGGCCGGTCTGCGGGCCGCCGGCGGAGACCCGCTGCTGCGCGGGCTCTACGACGAGGCCGACGCGACCGGGTTCGAGGACGAGCAGGTGCTGCGGGCACTGGGCGTGCGGACGTCCGTCGCCGCGCTGCTGGACGAGCCCGGCGGCGCCGCCGAGCTGCTGGAGCGGCTCGCCGACCCCGAGCGCGAGGTGACGAGCTCTCAGCTGCACGCTCTGTACGGGTCGTTGGCTGAGCTGGACCCGGAGCAGGTGACGCTGCCGGACGACCTGCGGGCCGTCACCGACGGCCGGGTGGAGGTCGTCGACGCGGCCGACGCCGTGGTGTGCGACTCGCCCGACCTGCTTCCGTTCACCGAGGGCGTCCCGCTGCTTCCCGTACGGCCGTCGCGCGCCGCAGATCTGGCCGAACTGTTCCAGGTGCGGCGGCTGAGCGAGTCCGTCACCGGGGAGGTCACCTCCGAGGGCACCGAGCACGACGTGCCCGAGCCGGTGCGGGTGCTGCTCGGCCGGAACACCCCGTCGTTCTACGTCGAGCACGAGGAACTCGTCGTCGACGGCGTGGAGATCGACTGGCGCCTCACCGTCGACGGCGTCCTGCACGCCGCCACCCTGGAGGGCGTCGCCGCGGGGCTCGCCTGGGCGGCGGGGCAGTGGCCGCGGCGGTTCGAGGTGGCGGCGCTGCTGGAAGACCCGTCACGGACCGAGGAGTTGGCGCGGGACCGGTGGTTCGACTGA